Proteins from a genomic interval of Rhodothermus marinus:
- a CDS encoding PH domain-containing protein, whose protein sequence is MERSPASEPSSKAPQFRRLHPLTLLVRLLMSLPALLILLLPALRGQTIDQGTLITLMLYGLLAFPLILAHYLRFRYALTPRELLIESGVLTHRRRSIPIDRIQNIQIERTLLARLLGLARVRIETAGSAETEGEIAFVSLAEAQRLKEQVRAFRSGPVTEQPVQPARTLLFAMTPAQLLRSGAFHFSLVYLAGMFSGMEYLDLTPEDLIDWVVRGRLHWVQEAFEQAPLLATMATLLLAALLGWVAGIVVHVVRFYGFQLWQEGERFYRRSGLFTVAESALPRRRIQALVIRTNPLMQHFGWYALEAQLIGLDRETQGVQTLVPFGRLSEIQQIAAHVWPIALPASWQRVSPRMIRRATVRYLLIGAGVLLGLGWIWPEVRWLLLGLPTGAPLLAWLQYRRHGYAVEASYLFVRQGVFRHRIWCLPYQKMQVFSLSRSLFQRRLGLASLQVDMAGAPAIGGPQIRDLPEKEAEKLLQFVYEQFQTHCRMQSPAS, encoded by the coding sequence ATGGAACGTTCGCCTGCGTCCGAACCATCCTCCAAAGCCCCGCAATTCCGCCGGCTGCACCCGTTGACGTTGCTGGTGCGCCTGCTGATGAGTCTGCCGGCCCTCCTCATTCTGCTGCTGCCGGCGCTTCGGGGCCAGACGATCGATCAGGGGACGCTGATCACCCTGATGCTGTACGGCCTGCTCGCCTTTCCGTTGATTCTGGCACATTACCTGCGCTTTCGCTATGCGCTGACGCCGCGCGAACTGCTCATCGAAAGCGGCGTGCTGACGCACCGGCGACGCAGCATTCCGATCGATCGCATTCAGAACATTCAGATCGAGCGGACGCTGCTGGCGCGGTTGCTGGGGCTGGCCCGCGTGCGCATCGAGACGGCCGGGAGCGCCGAAACCGAAGGGGAGATCGCTTTCGTCAGCCTGGCCGAAGCGCAGCGGCTGAAAGAACAGGTGCGGGCGTTTCGGAGCGGTCCGGTGACGGAGCAACCGGTGCAACCGGCACGCACGCTGCTGTTTGCCATGACGCCCGCGCAGCTACTGCGCTCCGGGGCATTTCACTTTTCGCTGGTGTACCTGGCCGGTATGTTTTCCGGCATGGAGTACCTGGACCTGACGCCCGAGGACCTGATCGACTGGGTGGTGCGCGGGCGGCTGCACTGGGTGCAGGAGGCCTTCGAGCAGGCGCCGCTGCTGGCCACCATGGCCACGCTTCTGCTGGCGGCGCTGCTGGGCTGGGTGGCCGGGATCGTGGTGCATGTGGTGCGCTTCTACGGCTTTCAGCTCTGGCAGGAAGGGGAACGCTTCTACCGGCGCAGCGGTCTGTTTACCGTGGCGGAAAGCGCGCTGCCCCGGCGACGGATTCAGGCCCTGGTCATCCGGACCAATCCGCTCATGCAGCACTTCGGATGGTATGCGCTGGAGGCGCAGCTGATCGGGCTGGACCGCGAAACGCAGGGCGTACAGACGCTGGTGCCTTTCGGGCGGCTGTCCGAGATCCAGCAAATTGCCGCCCATGTGTGGCCGATCGCGCTTCCTGCGAGCTGGCAGCGCGTCTCGCCGCGCATGATCCGCCGCGCCACCGTGCGTTACCTGCTGATCGGGGCAGGAGTGCTTCTGGGACTGGGGTGGATCTGGCCCGAAGTGCGCTGGCTGCTGCTGGGGCTACCCACAGGGGCGCCGTTGCTGGCCTGGCTGCAGTATCGCCGTCATGGCTACGCGGTGGAAGCGTCCTACCTGTTCGTGCGGCAGGGTGTTTTCCGGCACCGCATCTGGTGCCTGCCCTATCAGAAAATGCAGGTCTTTTCGCTGTCGCGCTCGCTGTTTCAGCGCCGGCTGGGACTGGCCAGTCTGCAGGTGGATATGGCCGGCGCGCCGGCTATCGGAGGCCCGCAAATCCGAGACCTTCCCGAGAAAGAAGCTGAAAAGCTTCTGCAGTTTGTCTACGAGCAGTTTCAGACGCATTGCCGGATGCAATCGCCGGCATCGTAA
- a CDS encoding PH domain-containing protein: protein MESLDPAIRTVWRIKLLLWTLLVLIPVVFYEVTHLFAPDRWLPPGSLLGLVLVGGGVMSWWLPRLRYRYWRYALGPEELVLERGVLVRVRTIVPLRRVQHLDIAQDLIEREFGLARIVLHTAGTRHSAVVLPGLRQEQAEALRDAIKRYPLEETL from the coding sequence ATGGAATCGCTGGATCCGGCCATTCGTACCGTCTGGCGCATCAAGCTGCTGCTCTGGACGCTGCTGGTGCTGATTCCCGTCGTTTTCTATGAAGTAACCCATCTGTTTGCGCCGGATCGGTGGTTGCCCCCGGGTTCTCTGCTGGGGCTGGTGCTGGTCGGGGGCGGTGTGATGAGCTGGTGGTTGCCCCGGCTGCGCTATCGCTACTGGCGCTACGCGCTGGGTCCCGAAGAACTGGTGCTGGAGCGGGGGGTGCTGGTGCGCGTGCGCACGATCGTGCCGCTGCGGCGCGTGCAGCATCTGGACATTGCCCAGGACCTGATCGAGCGCGAATTCGGGCTGGCCCGCATCGTGCTGCACACGGCCGGTACCCGGCACAGCGCCGTCGTGCTACCCGGCCTGCGCCAGGAACAGGCCGAGGCGCTGCGGGATGCGATCAAGCGGTACCCGCTGGAGGAAACGCTCTGA
- a CDS encoding PAS domain S-box protein — MQPAFLEVRPIPSVRAEPVSLVVDREGIIRSVSPGHSSWLGPGRHRLLGHPWWGLVHRHDLELALHYVQCVQDGVAGPRVWRVRVRTGTGTWRWAQMMAMRQHDGFIRLWLNPLEAAG, encoded by the coding sequence ATGCAGCCGGCCTTTCTGGAAGTTCGTCCAATTCCTTCGGTACGGGCGGAGCCCGTCTCCCTTGTGGTGGACCGTGAGGGAATCATTCGCTCGGTGAGCCCCGGCCACAGCAGCTGGCTGGGGCCGGGACGGCATCGACTGCTGGGGCATCCCTGGTGGGGACTGGTGCATCGTCATGATCTGGAGCTGGCGCTGCATTATGTGCAGTGCGTGCAGGATGGGGTAGCGGGACCGCGTGTCTGGCGGGTGCGTGTGCGCACCGGGACGGGCACGTGGCGCTGGGCGCAGATGATGGCCATGCGGCAGCATGACGGGTTCATCCGCCTGTGGCTGAATCCGTTAGAAGCGGCCGGCTGA